Genomic DNA from Gossypium hirsutum isolate 1008001.06 chromosome A01, Gossypium_hirsutum_v2.1, whole genome shotgun sequence:
attaaaatcccgcaattatatataaactatggtttaatgtgtaattgtatacatgaTTTATAGTTTAATGtgtaccaaattaaaattcatgtatacaattatatataaaaacaaaattcaagtatccctattaaaaaactaaaagtatttagaataataaattttgggcccatttgcaattgtttaaattattttgaaccAGTCTTCTTCTATCTTCAGTTTAAATTATTCTGCGCTGTTTGTTCCTGGATTCTGGAGTGTGAAAAGACACACCTTTCCACATCAATAGTAGTCAAGCATTGTTTTCAGCTTTGACCGAGAATCATTAGGATGATCAGGTCATGCTTAAtcatccttttttcttttatacaTTTATATACTTTACATATATTATATACGTATGGCAACCCTTTGACTTTTCAAAGCCGAAGATATATGAACTTGGATTCAAACtcatattttaacttaataaatcaacatttaattttgaaaagaaatttaaagatataaaatcctaaacccttacaatatttaatttggtaAGAGGCGAGACTAACATCAATctgaaattcatttgattttaaatttagaaaGTCAAAGGGGCTGCTATaatgaatagaaaaataaatacatacaGATAGGGACGTCTCACCCAATAATATTGATATAGAGTTTCTCCTTGcatctattttctttaaaatgagTAATCTGTTTTACTTATTAGGAAATAAATGGAAGCCTTTTTAATGGAGCTTGTTCTGTGTTTGCTTCTCTTCTTTACAATAAGAACTTGGGCAATAGACACTTTAACCCCAGGGCAGTCAATAAAAGATGGTGAAACTCTTGTGTCAGCAGGTGGAAGCTTTGAACTGGGATTTTTCAGTCCTGGGAATTCCAAGAGTCGATACGTGGGAATTTGGTATAAGAAAGTATCAACTGGAACTGTTGTATGGGTTGCCAATAGGGAAAATTTAGTTTCTGATGCCTCTGGAGTTTTAAGTATCAATGAGAAAGGCATTCTTTCAATCATGAATGGCACCAAAGGCATTGTTTGGTCTTCAAACACATCGAGGAATTCAGCAGAGGAGCCGATTGCACAACTCCTGGATTCGGGAAATTTCGTAGTGAAGGACCGAAATGATAGTGATTCGGAAAACTTTCTTTGGCAGAGTTTTGATCGTCCTTGCGATACCTTTCTACCAGGAATGAAGATTGGAATAAACTTTGTCACCGGTTCCGAGAGGCATGCATCATCCTGGAAAAACACGGAAGATCCTGCTCCGGGCATATATACTTACAGGGTTGACTCGCAGGGGTACCCACAGGTTGTTGTTAAAAAGGGAGCTGATATATTATTCAGAGCAGGTTCATGGAATGGTCTTTATCTCACAGGAAGCCCACTGCCTGTTAATCCATTATATTCATTTGAGCTTGTCTTGAATGAGAATGAGGTCTACTACACATACCAGGTGCAAAACAATTCAATCTATACAAGATTTTTATTGAATCCATCAGGTCTAATACAACGCACCATATGGAATGAGAGGACAAATAACTGGGAGGTTTACGCCACATCGCAATCGGATCAATGTTCAATCTATGCCTATTGTGGATCATATGCTACTTGCAGCACCAACGAATCTCCACCTTGTAAATGCTTGGAAGGGTTCATCCACAGATCAGCATCTCCCAGGGATATTAATTCAGTAGATTGGTCATATGGATGTACTCGAAGGACACCGCTGGCATGTCATGGTGGAGACAGCTTTCTCAGGAAAACTGGCCTAAAATTACCGGACACTTCGAAAACTTGGGCAAACATTAGCATTGATCTTAAGGAGTGTGAGAAATTGTGTTTGAAGAATTGCTCTTGCACTGCATACGCGAATTTAGATGTCCGAGGGGGAGGCCACGGCTGCTTGCTGTGGTTTGGAGACCTAATTGACATCATAGAATTCAGTGAGGGTGGACAGGACCTTTATATCAGGCTGGCTACTTCTGATCTGAGTAACgttccttcttttttttccatttagattgataaataaaattagacATAAACATTTGGGGTATATGTTCGAAcatgaaaccatttttttgactGATTATCCGTTAATTCTTTCAGATCATATACGAAGCAAAGGAAAGCTAAATGAAAAGCTGAAGGCTGTAATCATAGCCATCTCTGTAATAATAGCCAGCGGAATGACAATACTAGCATTGTTGTTGTATGTTCAGAAGATCAGGCTTAGAAACACAGGTAAACAGATCAGTTGCCAATTAAAACCActatcatataacaaaataatcattttcaatCCATCTTATACTAATTCAATGACAACCAGGGGAACATGGAAAGGAAGATTTAGAGTTGCCTGTTTTTGATTTCACAACCATAGCTACGGCAACTAATAACTTTTCGAGCAACAACATTCTGGGACAAGGTGGATTTGGTCCTGTTTACAAGGTATATAAGCTGTATTCTGCAAACCATATTTCACTCACTATTTAACCATTTTGAACATTATAAATTTTAGGGAACATTGATTGAGGGGCAAGAAATAGCAGTGAAGAGACTTTCAAAGAATTCGGGACAAGGACTGGAAGAGTTCAAAAATGAAGTAACATTGATTTCCAAACTCCAGCACCGCAATCTTGTAAAGCTTTTTGGTTGCTGCATCAGGAAAGATGAAAAGATGTTAGTTTATGAGTACATGCCTAACAAAAGTTTGAACTACTTTATTTTCGGTTCGAAACCTACCTTCTCAGCACTTCTTTTTCTCCCCTTCCTTCCTCGCCCCCTGGTCTTGTAGTacccattttctttttatttctttttctgatGTCTTTTTTATTGGTTGCAGATCAAACAAGAAACAAATTACTGGACTGGCGTATACGAATGCATATTGTCGATGGAATTGCTAGAGGGGTTCTTTATCTTCACCATGACTCTAGATTGAAGATTATCCATAGAGATCTCAAAGCAAGCAATATTTTACTAGATCATAACATGAATCCGAAGATATCAGATTTTGGCTTAGCTCGGAAGTTCGGAGTAGATCAGACTCAGGCCAAAACTAAAAGAGTGGTCGGAACATAGTATGTATATAAGCGAGACTTGTTTGGTGCATTATTCCAAGTTGCTTTTAAAGTTCTAATCTACCATTTTTTCTCCTGCAGCGGTTATATGTCCCCTGAATATGCTTTGGATGGGCTTTTTTCAATGAAATCCGATGTCTTCAGCTTTGGAGTTTTGGTTCTGGAGATACTATCAGGAAAGAAAAACAGGGGATTTTCCCATCCAGAACATGACCATAATCTTCTTGGACATGTAAGACCTGAAGACTGAACTGTAGCAAATCATGTTTTCTTTTGTCTCAAACAATAATATCATTTGCGGTTCCAACTTTTCAGGCATGGAAATTGTGGATGGAAAAGAGGCCATTAGAACTAATCGACCCTGCATTGGGCGACTCGTATGATGCAACCGAAGGGTTAAGATGCATCAATGTAGCTCTATTATGTGTGCAACAATGCCCCCCGGACAGACCTAACATGTCATTAGTTTTGGTCATGTTGTGCGGTGACAGTGTATTGCCCCAACCAAAGCAGCCTGGGTTTTTCATCGAAAGAAATCTGCCTATGACTGACTCTGTCTCAGTCAAAAATGAAACTTCCTCCATGTATAGATCTATTACATCATTAGAGCCACGATAGACGCTTGTAAAATACCTTCATGAGATGTTTGGATAAATCAATTAGGCCTTGCTTCATTCATACACCGAAAGAAGAGAAGAATTTATGAATTTCTGCTTTGTACTGCCTGCAATAGTGCTTCTATATTACTCACAAGTCAGGTAGTTGATGTAGcccttcttttccttttcttcctcttctctaAAATTATCAGCTTCACTTCCTGAGAAATACAACACATATCGGAAACTTCTCTGTattaaataatgataattaatttttaattttagaagttaatatataattgaattaaacaTAAGTTTGAAATACGTAATCTTAGtagaagataaaaataatttaattttatactacTTCGATAtaatttagagtaattaaattttattattttgtaatacAAATAGACCAAACtgaataaagtaaataaaaaagtaCATGATAAAAATAGTAAtggtataattattattttacaaaaaaaataatacttaaTAAATAGTGTTAAATTTTTGGCCTGCATCCAAGCCTAACCAGTGCAGCAACAACTTTTGTTcatttgtaacttgatttagtttcTTTGTAATGTGACTTCAAGTTAGTAGGAATTGTTGTTGTTCATTTATGTTTGATGTAATAGCTGATATGTCAACTTCTTTTGTGTGTAATTTTAGCTTAACTTAAGTCATATATTAGTGGTAGCAGTTAGATATTAGGTAACTGTCTTATTATATTGTATCACATATACTTTAGCCGGATGAAATGGAAAGtaagaaaaattcattttttccaaaaatttatgCTTTGTTGGTAGTTTCTTTCTGCAAGTTCAAGTCTTTGAAGTTTAAACTTCTTTCATTCTTCATCCGGGTTTATTACCTTGTTACTTTATTTTCAGACAGAGCTTCATACTTCATCCGGATTACTTGCTTCTGTTTTCCTTCGTTGCTGTTAAAACCCAACAAATAGATATGaaggttttatattattttcttcgAACATGGGGAGGTTGTATTGCACACCAAACTAGAATTAATTCAAAACCttcctaattgaataaaattgttttgatttgatttgatttgtttTGTTTCAATCAAATCAATTTCATCTGGTTGACAATTTTTCTGTTACCCAGATGTGCACCAGAAACCAGAAACCAGAAACTATGCTATGAAGGTGAAGAAAGTTAGAAATCAACAATCAGGATTTTGTTTTGCAATTTTCACCATTCCATTATTTTGGGGGGAAAATTGTTATGTAGATTTGAAAGTTTCATGGCGGTTTTATATAGCACCCAGAAAACAGGATTTCTGTTGAAAATGCAATAAATATTCAAGCATGATGGCTACCATGCAGTCAACAATTATGTAACATATTATGGTCAAAGCAGCCAATTTTCAATGTTATCTCTTCGTTTATATCTTTTGTCTGGTCCATATAAATAGGCTTATATCTAACGTCGCTATTGTCAGATCTAGAAATGATGAAAATCTAGGAAAAGGAATAACCAAAGAGTACACTCCTCCTATCTATTATCTCTAAAATGGAAGAGGCCTTCTTAATGGTTCTTTTTATGTGCTTGCTTCTCTTATTTACTACAAGAACTTTGGCACTAAACACTATAACTCCAGGGCAGTCCATAAAAGATGGTGAAACTCTTTTGTCAGCTGGTGGAAACTTTGAACTGGGATTTTTCAGTCCTGGGAATTCTAAGAGCCGGTATATGGGAATTTGGTACAAGAAAGTGTCGACTGGGACTGTTGTATGGGTTGCCAATAGGGAAACTTCAGTTTCTGATGCCTCTGGAGTTTTAAGTATCAACGACAATGGAATTCTTTCAATTATGAATGGCACCAAAGGCATTGTTTGGTTTTCCAATACGTCAAGAAATGCAGCAGAGGAGCCAATTGCACAACTCCTGGATTCGGGAAATTTCGTAGTGAAGGGCCGAAATGATAATGATCCGACAAAATTTCTTTGGCAGAGTTTTGATTATCCTTGCGATACATTTCTCCCGGGAATGAAGCTTGGAATAAACTTTGTCACCGGTTTTGACAGGCATATATCATCTTGGAAAAGCGTAGAAGATCCTGCTACAGGCCTATATTCTTTCAGGATCGAGCCACAGGGGTTACCACAGCTTGTTCTTAAGAAGGGGCCTGAAGTATTGTTTAATGCAGGATCATGGAATGGTTTTTATTTTACGGGAAGGTCATTGCCTAAAGATTACACAGTATATTCATATGAGTTTGTCTTGAATAAGGATAAGGTTTATTACAAATTCAGGCCTCGAAATAAGTCTATCTTTTCAATGTATTTAGTGAATCCATCAGGTCTAGTACAACGCTCCGTATGGAATGATAGAAAAAATGACTGGGAGGTTTTTTCCTCTACACAATCAGATCAGTGTTATATCTATGCCTATTGTGGACCATATTCTAGTTGCAGTATCGACAAATCTCCTTCATGTAAATGCTTGGAAGGGTTCATGCGCAGATTAGCATCTCCTGGGGATTTGGGTTCGGTAGATTGGTCAAAAGGATGTACTCGAAGAACGCCATTGGCGTGTGATGGTAGAGATAGCTTTCTCAAGCAAACCAGACTGAAGATTCCGGACACTTCCAAATCTTGGTCAGACATTAGCATCAATCTTAAGGGCTATGAGGAATTGTGTTTGAAGAATTGCTCTTGCATTGCATACGCAAATTTAGATATCCGAGAGGGAGGCCGTGGCTGCCTGCTGTGGTTCGGAGACCTAATTGACATCATAGAATTCAGTGAGGGTGGACAAAACCTTTATATTAGGCTGGCTACTTCTGATCTAAGTAATGTTCCTTCTCTGTTTTCCATTTAGATTGATCAATGAAATTGAGTATAAACATCTGGGATATGTGttttaaacatgaaaccatttttTCGACTGATTATTCGTATTTCTTTCAGATCATATTCAAAGCAAAGGAAAGCTAAAAGAAAAGCAAAAGGCAGCAATCATAGCTAGCACTGTCATAATAGCCAGCGGAATGACAATACTAGCATCGGTGCTGTATGTCTGGAAGATGAAGCTCAGAAACACGGGTAAAAGAACACAGTTGCCAACTATAACCGCAATCATAACATTGTTAGTTCTACAATATTTCAGTCAATCTCATACTAGTTCAATGACAATCAGGTGAAGAAGATTTAGAGTTGCCTGTATTCGATTTTGCAACCATAGCTACGGCAACGAATAACTTCTCAAGCGACAACAAGCTGGGCCAAGGTGGATTCGGCCTTGTTTACAAGGTGAATAAGCTGCATTCTTTAAATTATACTTCACTCGTTATTTAACCATTCTGCACATTATAAATTTAAGAGCACATTGATTGAGGGGCAAGAAATAGCAGTGAAGAGACTTTCAAAGAATTCGGGACAAGGAATCGAAGAGTTCAAAAATGAAGTAACATTGATTGCTAAACTTCAGCACCGCAATCTTGTAAAGCTCTTTGGTTGTTGCATCAGGAAAGCTGAGAGGATGCTAATTTATGAGTATATGCCTAACAAAAGTTTGGACTACTTTATTTTTGGTTTGAGCCTACAATCTCCGAAATCTTCTTTTGCCCCCACCCCTCGGGTTTTCTGTTATCCATTTTGATATATCTTTTTTGATGGTTGCAGATCAAACAAGAAGAAAACTACTTGACTGGCGTATCCGAATGCATATTGTTGATGGAATTGCTAGAGGGGTTCTTTATCTTCATCATGACTCTAGATTGAGGATTATCCATAGAGATCTCAAAGCAAGCAATATTTTACTAGATAATGACATGAACCCAAAGATTTCAGACTTCGGCTTGGCTCGGAAGTTCGGAGTAGATCAGATTCAGGCTAAAACTAAAAGAGTGGTTGGGACATAGTATGTATATAAGCGAGACTTGTCAGATGCATTTTCCAGGTTGCTTTAAATTTCTAATCTAACATTTTCTGTTGCAGCAGTTACATGTCACCTGAATATGCTGTTGGGAAGAAActgaacaaccgaaacaaagcgaaagcacaaccggtgttctttctctccttataactcctgtcaaaaattatggcaagcacaatagcacaagatatgttctctagcaaccttaatcaaccacaaatcaactaatgcaaccacaacaaaaataaatagagacaccagtatttttacgtggaaaacccttttaaatcaagggtaaaaaccacgggactttagagtccgatcaagagttccactatcatcaaatgttcaactacaagatcacaatatcaagcctacaacaagcattcaactccaacaaggctaacaatatataatctttagcaaaagagagaaaaatgagataATATCACAAAAAAcgcagctgctgaaaaatgggtattttcgatgctacaagactcggatgaaaaatccgaccgtacaaagtcaagaacaccttatcacctagctgctgtccaaaaatcagctcaatcgaaccacggatgaaccttcgatcgaagagttgatcactgctgcaccaaacttgaaaaactgaaattttcttctctctttctctctgttttaatttgagatttttttttttagctcTACAAAAATTTCTGCCCACATCACCCGTTAAAAGCCCTCCAAAAATGGCTTTTGAAAAAACCAAAAAGAGACAATAAAATGTGGCAGAaattatgggtttcccacatagtgggacccacacctaacaaatctccccctccaactatgtggggaatgcctccatgccggaggtcaaacaacatgcttcaaactttcctcttggtaaggccttcgtcaacatatcagcaccattatcattagtgtgtatcttctcaagctctaacagcttagcttcaagaacatctcgtatccaatggtacctcacatcaatatgcttagatctagcatgaaaagttgagttcttaccaagatgaatagcactctggctatcacagtacaggacatacttctcctaagtaaaaccaagctcatgcacaaacttcttcatccaaagcatctccttacacgcttcggttgctgcaatgaactctgattcggtggtggacaatgcaacacacttttgcagtctcgattgccatgccacagctccccctgcataagtgattaagtaacctgaagtagatctcctcgagtcaatgtctccggccatgtctgaatctgtatacccaacaagaacaggtttctcattgccgaaacaaagtttcatgttggaagtgccacgaagatatctcataatccacttcacagcattccaatgctctctgcctagattagaaagaaaccgactaactgtaccaatggcataagccaagtctggtctcgtgcaaaccattgcgtatatcaaactacccacggctgaagagtaaggaattttctgcatctcttccttctccttttctgtggaaggactatgcttaacactcaatctaaagtgcatagcaaatggagtattcaccgctttagctttgtccatactaaacctttgaagtactttctcaatgtacctctcttgtgataatcataatttcttggtctttctatcacgtgtcagtcttatgccaagaatttgctttgctggccccaaatccttcattgcaaaggatttactcaactcttgtttcaacttctcaattctagaaacattctgaccaacaataagcatatcatcaacatagagcaaaagaataataaaatcattaccagagaatctcttaacaaacacacaatgatcagaagtagtcttcttgtagccttgctcccccataacagactcaaacttcttgtaccattgccttggagcttgcttcaaaccatacaagctcttcttcaatctgcacacatagtcctctttctcttgtgcaacaaaaccctttggctgctccatgtaaagctcttcttccaagtcaccatgaagaaaagtagttttcacatccatttgttcaacctcttggtcataacaagctgccaaactcagtatagttctgatagaggacatcttcacaaccggagaaaatatttcttcaaaatcaaccccctttttctgagtataacccttgacaaccaatctagctttgtatcgtggagatgaagacttctcttcttgcttcaacctgtaaacccaccgattattcaaagctcttttgcccttaggcagtttcaccaattcaaaagtatggttctcatgcaaggattgaagttcgtctttcatcgcttcaacccactgatctttgcattcactctccatagcctcttcataacattcaggttctcccccgtcagtcaaaagaacatattcatcaggagaatacctgacagaagatcgtcgatctctggaagaccttcgaagtggaactgctggtggagctataggtgcttgttgttgatcattcacaacatcatccatgggagtatcaaagtcacctatagtctgatggtcaccactaacatcaccatgcacatcatcctggataggatctggtgaagagtctaggggaaccggattcacatcgatcaagtcaccactaccttgtgaatccactttctccgtcttatcaacgtcatcaatggtctgatcctcaatgaagacaacatctctgcttctcatgagtttcttctgaactggatcatagagtctataaccaaagtcaccatctagaccataaccaataaaaatgcattgtcgagccttggcatccaacttggatcttttatcctttggaacatgagcaaatgctttacaaccgaacacacgtaggtgatcatatgacacgtctttaccaaaccaaactctatctggcacatcacctttcaaaggaacactaggagacagatttatcacatgtgtcactgtattcaaagcttcagcccaaaacgatcttggtaactttgcatctgacaacaaacatctgactctctcaatcaatgttcggttcattctttcagctaacccatttaactgtggagtctttgatggtattctctgatgtctgattccctgtcgcagacaatactcatgaaacgaccctgtgtactcgccaccattatcagtacgaatgcacttcaacttcttcccagtttccctttcaactgatgcttgaaactgtttaaacacctcaaagacttgatttttagacttcaaagtgtaaacccatagctttcttgaacaatcatcaatgaaagtcacaaagtaaagtgcaccaccatgtgatcttacttttatcggaccacaaacatctgaatggaccaactctagcaactctgatttcctatgaggaggatggcttctaaatgaaactcttctCTGCTTTCttgctagacaatgagcacaattcttcagtgtagcattctttaaacccgaaagttgattcttctttgctaaacagctaagccccttctcactcatgtgactgagtcgtttatgccacaactcagttgagctgtcattcagtgtcacatttaccgtctctcgagaagtcaaagcttgcatcaagtgcaaatttgagctcttctttcctcgagccacaaccaatgagcctttagtcagcttccactgcccttcactaaaggtgttacagaatccctcatcatcaagctttcctgcagaaatcaaattcaaacggacatccggtgcatgtctgacatccttgagagttaactttgttccattgttactcaccaagctaacatctcccataccaataaccgaaaccaaaccatcattacccatcttcaataccccaaaatcaccaggagtataagatgtgaagaattccttcctcgacgtgacatgaagtgatgcaccagtatcaatcacccaactagtctcgtcgcatgctaggttgaccaaattctcatcacaaataactaacagatCTTCACGAGTAACATTAGCAACACGCTCagatttttcatcgtcattccgatcgtgtttatcaccaccacctttgttctctttcttccacttgaagcaatatttcttgatatgacaTTTCTTACCAaaatgatgacactcaagattcttgtatctcgatcttgacttacttcagcttttatctctaccctttccatctttgtctctgtttctccccctgttctcgataaccaacacctcggactgtgatgtagaaccctgagatcttcttctaacctttttattcaacacaccactcttagccaaatccaaagtaataataccctgtggggcagaattaatgagtgagactcgaaaggtctcccaagagtctggtagagtagcaagcaaccaaagtcctaaaatcttgtcatcaaatttgacacccataccaagcaactgattcatcacactctgaaattcactaacatggttaGCTATAGagattccttctttatatttcagtgccatcattttcttcagcaaaaacaacttgttatttcccgacctcgaagcatacaagctttcaagcttctctcacaatgttcgagcatgtgtctcctgatcaatgtagttgtaaacattttcttcaacaaattaccgaataaagccacacacttgttgatgctcaaattcccattcttcatcacttttcgaatcgggtttttgagtagtaaagaccggaagatgcaaagccttcacaaacaacaagtccttcattttattccgccaaagttgataatttgtgccattcaacataatcatcttgctcgtattaatttccataattatctgacacaataactaagctctgataccagtttgttgggaagaaactgAACAActgaaacaaagcgaaagcacaaccggtgttctttctctccttataactcctgtcaaaaattattgcaagcacaatagcacaagatatgttctctagcaaccttaatcaaccacaaatcaactaatgcaaccacaacaaaaataaatagagataccggtatttttacgtggaaaacccttttaaatcaagggtaaaaaccacgggactttagagtccgatcaagagttccactatcatcaaatgttcaactacaagatcacaatatcaagcctacaacaagcattcaactccaacaaggctaacaatatataatctttagcaaaagagagaaaaatgagagaatatcacaaaaacgtagctgctgaaaaatgggtattttcgatgctacaagactcggatgaaaaattcGACCgaacaaagtcaagaacaccttatcacctagtttctgtccaaaaatcagctcaatcgaaccacggatgaacCTTCGACCgtagagttgatcactgctgcaccaaacttgaaaaactgaaattttcttctctctttctctctgttttaatttgagatttttttttgttttagctcCACAAAAATTTCTGCCCATATCACCCGTTAAAAGCCCTCAAaaaatggcttttgacaaaacaAAAAAGAGACAATAAAATGTGGCA
This window encodes:
- the LOC121208550 gene encoding G-type lectin S-receptor-like serine/threonine-protein kinase At4g27290; its protein translation is MEEAFLMVLFMCLLLLFTTRTLALNTITPGQSIKDGETLLSAGGNFELGFFSPGNSKSRYMGIWYKKVSTGTVVWVANRETSVSDASGVLSINDNGILSIMNGTKGIVWFSNTSRNAAEEPIAQLLDSGNFVVKGRNDNDPTKFLWQSFDYPCDTFLPGMKLGINFVTGFDRHISSWKSVEDPATGLYSFRIEPQGLPQLVLKKGPEVLFNAGSWNGFYFTGRSLPKDYTVYSYEFVLNKDKVYYKFRPRNKSIFSMYLVNPSGLVQRSVWNDRKNDWEVFSSTQSDQCYIYAYCGPYSSCSIDKSPSCKCLEGFMRRLASPGDLGSVDWSKGCTRRTPLACDGRDSFLKQTRLKIPDTSKSWSDISINLKGYEELCLKNCSCIAYANLDIREGGRGCLLWFGDLIDIIEFSEGGQNLYIRLATSDLNHIQSKGKLKEKQKAAIIASTVIIASGMTILASVLYVWKMKLRNTGEEDLELPVFDFATIATATNNFSSDNKLGQGGFGLVYKSTLIEGQEIAVKRLSKNSGQGIEEFKNEVTLIAKLQHRNLVKLFGCCIRKAERMLIYEYMPNKNQTRRKLLDWRIRMHIVDGIARGVLYLHHDSRLRIIHRDLKASNILLDNDMNPKISDFGLARKFGVDQIQAKTKRVVGTYSYMSPEYALDGLFSMKSDVFSFGVLVLEILSGKKNRGFSHPDHDHNLLGHAWRLWTEKRPLELIDKALGDSYNATQVLRCINVALLCVQQSPSDRPNMSLVLLMLCGESILPQPKQPGFFIQRNLPMADSISLENEMYSIYESLLSMDCNATEGHDADQQLQQTSIQAGPEVA
- the LOC121203472 gene encoding G-type lectin S-receptor-like serine/threonine-protein kinase At4g27290, whose translation is MEAFLMELVLCLLLFFTIRTWAIDTLTPGQSIKDGETLVSAGGSFELGFFSPGNSKSRYVGIWYKKVSTGTVVWVANRENLVSDASGVLSINEKGILSIMNGTKGIVWSSNTSRNSAEEPIAQLLDSGNFVVKDRNDSDSENFLWQSFDRPCDTFLPGMKIGINFVTGSERHASSWKNTEDPAPGIYTYRVDSQGYPQVVVKKGADILFRAGSWNGLYLTGSPLPVNPLYSFELVLNENEVYYTYQVQNNSIYTRFLLNPSGLIQRTIWNERTNNWEVYATSQSDQCSIYAYCGSYATCSTNESPPCKCLEGFIHRSASPRDINSVDWSYGCTRRTPLACHGGDSFLRKTGLKLPDTSKTWANISIDLKECEKLCLKNCSCTAYANLDVRGGGHGCLLWFGDLIDIIEFSEGGQDLYIRLATSDLNHIRSKGKLNEKLKAVIIAISVIIASGMTILALLLYVQKIRLRNTGEHGKEDLELPVFDFTTIATATNNFSSNNILGQGGFGPVYKGTLIEGQEIAVKRLSKNSGQGLEEFKNEVTLISKLQHRNLVKLFGCCIRKDEKMLVYEYMPNKSLNYFIFDQTRNKLLDWRIRMHIVDGIARGVLYLHHDSRLKIIHRDLKASNILLDHNMNPKISDFGLARKFGVDQTQAKTKRVVGTYGYMSPEYALDGLFSMKSDVFSFGVLVLEILSGKKNRGFSHPEHDHNLLGHAWKLWMEKRPLELIDPALGDSYDATEGLRCINVALLCVQQCPPDRPNMSLVLVMLCGDSVLPQPKQPGFFIERNLPMTDSVSVKNETSSMYRSITSLEPR